One Spirochaetota bacterium genomic window carries:
- a CDS encoding HD-GYP domain-containing protein has product MAELTVTIDKLKPGMVLSDAVNAPTGRKLFESGVALTEEHIETIKKSGVERVMVLVYDQYSKALASDTGTAANVSTASRFIEEDGAKKLKIDSASSVRSHAIAIERTKKFFDDLKQGATIESTAIIGAVNTLVGDVLSNPHAFSNLSILKMKDEYTYVHSVDVAVLAVLMGTNMKMQKADLFTLAAAGLLHDIGKMLVPDAILTKPGKYTDAEMTQMKKHSFLGYKLLKRENIDDRVANCVLEHHEWVNGKGYPFGKTGIYLDDFSKIIAVCDVFNALTTQRSYRDPMEPYKAVKVIAMEAGSHLDTELAKVFQRVIGMYPNGTIVLASDGSRCRVVEQNTTLPLRPVLEVIQDASGTKPSVPAVMDLAERKDIFIKEIVPTRPA; this is encoded by the coding sequence ATGGCTGAATTAACCGTGACCATCGATAAATTGAAACCCGGCATGGTGCTCTCGGACGCCGTGAACGCACCGACGGGAAGAAAACTCTTCGAAAGCGGCGTCGCGCTCACCGAAGAACACATCGAAACGATAAAAAAGAGCGGCGTGGAACGCGTCATGGTGCTCGTTTACGATCAGTATTCCAAGGCGCTCGCTTCCGATACCGGCACCGCAGCGAACGTCTCGACGGCATCGCGCTTTATCGAAGAGGACGGGGCGAAAAAACTCAAGATCGACAGCGCCTCGTCAGTACGATCGCATGCCATTGCGATAGAACGCACGAAGAAATTCTTTGACGACCTGAAACAAGGCGCTACGATAGAATCGACGGCCATCATCGGAGCGGTCAACACGCTCGTCGGCGATGTGCTTTCCAACCCGCACGCGTTCTCCAATCTCTCCATACTCAAAATGAAGGACGAATACACCTACGTACACTCCGTGGATGTGGCCGTACTCGCCGTGCTCATGGGCACGAACATGAAAATGCAGAAGGCGGACCTCTTCACGCTCGCCGCGGCGGGACTCCTCCACGATATCGGCAAAATGCTCGTGCCGGATGCCATCCTTACCAAGCCCGGGAAGTACACCGACGCCGAGATGACGCAGATGAAAAAACATTCCTTCCTCGGCTATAAGCTCCTCAAGCGTGAGAACATCGATGACCGCGTTGCCAACTGCGTGCTCGAACATCATGAATGGGTGAACGGCAAGGGATATCCTTTCGGGAAAACCGGAATTTACCTCGATGACTTCAGCAAGATCATCGCCGTCTGCGACGTGTTCAACGCGCTCACCACACAGCGCTCCTACCGCGACCCGATGGAACCGTACAAAGCGGTCAAGGTCATCGCCATGGAGGCGGGAAGTCACCTCGATACCGAACTCGCCAAGGTGTTTCAGCGCGTGATAGGCATGTACCCCAACGGCACCATCGTGCTCGCCTCCGACGGAAGCCGCTGCCGCGTCGTCGAGCAGAACACAACGCTCCCGCTTCGCCCCGTACTCGAGGTCATACAGGATGCATCGGGAACGAAGCCGTCCGTACCTGCCGTCATGGATCTTGCCGAACGCAAAGACATCTTCATCAAGGAGATCGTCCCGACACGCCCGGCGTAA